Genomic segment of Arachis stenosperma cultivar V10309 chromosome 4, arast.V10309.gnm1.PFL2, whole genome shotgun sequence:
TGTCATAATTATTACATAATTTTGCTTCATTTCTGAGTTAATTGTGTCGCAATCATTATATAATTTTGGATCATTTATGAGTGAATTAAGGTACATTTGGACTTGTTGTTCTAtacaattcaaaactcttcttcctcatcttttactgtcttcttcttcttctttttcatctttttcttcttcatcttttttttttcattttcttatatTTCTTCTTGTTCACTCTCTTAAGAGGAATAAAATcaagaaaaggagaaaaaaatatcaaacaaaaaaaagaagaaatatattaatgacattatttgatccaaaattaattttggatgtgtttttgTGCATGATTCAGTCTTGTTTGTGTGATTGTTTTCAAATTGAGTTTATGTGTCACAATCATTatgtaatttcggttcatttctaaGTTAATTATGTCACAATTATTatgtaatttcggttcatttttGAGTGATGAATTAAGGTGCATTTAGACTCGTTATCttgcataaataaaaaatctttctCCTCACGTTCTActacaataacaataataataaaagaatgtcaatgaaaaaaaaacgcaaaaaaagaggaggaaaaagaagaagaggaggaacgCGAATTGTTACTAAATTGCTATATTGTACCGATCTTTTTTTTATGGGGATTTATGACGTAACaactaattcatttttttaaaaaaataaactaaataaaacttATTTGTAAAGTATAAGAATTTGATTAGAAATTTTTAAACatgaatttgattgaaaacaatttataGGGGTGAGTATGGTCGGTTTGGTTTGGATTTAAGGTGAAATTAGAACTGATCAAAATATAATTGGTTCGGTTTGATTtgggtttttatttttttgtgtatgtTTTCGAACCAAATTAAACCGACTAAGAACGGATTGATTTGGTTCGTATGATTGGGTACTCGATGACtttgaaattcataaaaaaaccaaatttttatcttaaaaattcaacaagtacaataaacatgtaacattaatataaataatctAAACATGTTAAACactaaatacattaaaaactaaACTTATTAAAATCTAAACATATTAATAGTGAATAATCTTACTAAaagacatatatatatttttatttttttatttaattattatataattggGTTTATGGGTTGGTTCGGATTCTGCACCTCCAGAACCGATACCCAAACCAATCACTAACAAAGGCCATTAGTTTGGTTCGGGTTAGACTCGATTACCCGTTGGTTTCAGAACCAATTTAATTAGTTCAGTTTAGATTCGGACAGGTAATCGAGTACCCGCTATCCGTACTCACCCTAATAATTCATAACATAAAAATTtgattacaaatttttaaacagtgtgaaattaattattaaaaattgaattataaACTACATATTAGAGCTATAAAATACTACCCTAATATATAGACATAATATTTCACGCATATACTTAAATAAGAGAAAAGTTTAATATTGGTTGATTTCTATCAACAGTTGATTAATTATTGACTTCATAGTCATATTACTTTTAAGATAGAATAACACACATAACTACAAATTTGtatatttaaattgaattttagtGCTATTATTTATTGCATCATTTTATTCATTTCAATAATTTACCAGCAGTCATGATTGGATTACGTAGCTTCTCCATGTAAGAGAGAAGTCCCTTCAAGAATTAGGTTTGTGGGATGATTGTTGAAGCAACAAATATAAGTGCATCATTGCCACCGATTTAAACATGGGTCATCCTACTATACAAATTGAAGTggtatagaaaaaaaaaatttatagttatttttaattattttattgttattcaaAGTGGGATCCTACTTTTTTCAATTTCACTTTCATCCCATAAAAAGAAAGATCTGTAAACTTATATATTTACCATATAATTCACCTTCAAACATTAACATCGCCTTTTACAAATACTTGATGATTCTTTTCTTTTGAACTACCTTTTGCAATGATTTGTCAACGTTTATGGACACATTATATTAAAGTGAAGATTCACATGCAATTGTCTTcatatgaagttgatagttaaaaattattagatgagTTAAcagatttgattaaattatcatttaacgATTCTTgactatcaacttcacataaagtTAACTGCATACGTGAGTTTTCACGATTGGTTTGAATGGTAAATATGGTTATATATGGTTACAAGATACTGCTCTAATTTAAAATCATAGTAAGCATCCCATAGCAGAATGTTATATCAAATTTGTGGCTTGGTTTCAATCAAGTATGATGGTGTTGATTTGCATACAGCAGTTGCAGAAGCAGAACAAGGTGGTGTTCTTATTCTCACAACCTTATTCTTTAGCTTACTGCATTGTCTGTGAGCAAAAGTGTTCATTTTCACAATGTCCACCTTCACAATGTGGTGATCAGAAGTTCCCTTTGAAGAAATCACTGAGTATGAACCTGGAACATATTTGTATGGCGAATTAGGCGAAGCCAAAATGTAATCCACCCTTGTTCCATACTTACATGTCCCCTGCACATCTGTGTCAAAAAAaccattcaattttttttctgtcTAGAATTTTGAGAATCATAACTTAGAGAGTAGATTAGTAGTACTTTGGCCTTTGGCGATGATGACGATTGGTTCGCATTCGCCTGCATAATCCTTTGCATCAACATAGTCTTTTGACTTCATCAAGTTCATCACATCTGTCTTTGGTCTTGGCTTTCCTAGCTTCTCATAGTACTGCATCAGAAAAAGAGGCTCTTGCTTGAGGAGAAAGCAAGTATTTCAATGATTTCGTCATGTGTCTCTGCCTAACAGCTTACCTTAACAATGTCATTCCATCGCTGAGACGAGTAATCAGCTCCACAAAGAGAATTGAGACCTCCTGCCAAGATGTGAGGAGGGTCATTGGAATGGATTATGGCATGGACTTGCTTCATTCTCCAACTCTCATCCAAATGATCAAGTTGAGTAGAGTGGAAATTGATTTCCCCTGCCCATGGCACATCAATTGTGGCCTTCAACACATTCCTAACCAATTGAAAATCAATAATGATACAAGATTTATGAGTATGAGGTTAAAACTTAAAGGGAAGAAAAGAGAACCTGAAATCTTCATCATCAGCAATCTTCTGAACTCTGCACCTCTTAATAGGCCATTTGGATAAGATGGCATTTCCAAATTCTGGTGCCCAACTCTCAGCAAACACATACTTCATCCCCAAGGCACCTGCCAAATCAGAGAGAGGCCTCATCCCTTTCTCTTCCTCAGCCTTCACATCCTGCAGTGCCACCACATCCGCGTCGATCTCCCGGAGAACTTCTAGAATGCTTCTGCTGCTTGTCAACTTGTCAATGCCCTCATACTGATTCATAAGGAAAGGAAAGCACACCGGGGAGCGAGCAGGAACGCTTGTCCCTTCTTTTTCCCTCATTGATGCAAGCAATCTACTGTTTGCCAATGAGATCTCATTATCAGGAAGATTAATTGAAACCTTCAAGTTTGATCTTGGAACAATCTTGCTATCACAATGCAATGGAGATTGCTTTAGTATACTCTTTGGAAATTCAACCATTTTGGAATTCTTCCTGTTGGATCCTCCTTGTCCATGATCCATTTCTGAGACTGCAGGAGCAAGAGAAAACATGGCAACATTGAATGTCGCCACACGAATCGGCCTTCCAGCTTCACCACCATTTGAGTGTATTGTAGCTTTCTTGTCACACTTCCAAAGTTCTGCTCTTGATTGACTCTTGCAGCTCAGTTTCCTGAATCTTCTGATAACAACTTTAGACCTCGGACGCTTCCATAGAGTCCACCATATCTTGGAACAAAGCCGGCCGAGTTTTCCTCGAATCACACTCAGCATCTTGCAACACAAGAAAACTAGTTCCTTAGTGAATTGCTAAAAAAGAATGCTgcaatctgcataagtatttggTTTCATCCTAAACACACTTCAATATATTGGAATAAATGGAGACAAAAGTAGGTCCTAGCTTCTAACTACTCCACGAGGGATATGGTGGATAAAAGTCAGAAGAGTTGACAATGGTAGCCATGTTGTTGAGCTTCCTTTTTTTCAACACAAGACAACAAAATCCAACTGCTACGATTGGCAGTGGCAAACAAAACTCCAGTTGTTATATTAATAATTACACAATCAATCATAAAATTgttagtaaaataaataagacTTCTTTTTAAGTAGGGTCAACTAATGGATTCTTAATCATCATTGTTTCTTCTTGGTGTTTGTGTTGTATCCCGTGATTTGCAGTCATTTCTGACTCCATAGCCTGATTGATTCTGATTTAAATATGTTGAGAGCTGAGATCTTGCTCCCTATAGAAAGCTATAGTTTAGTTGTAATGATTCTTCTATTTTAGTCTTGGAATAAAATCACACTTTCTTCTTTACATGGTATCTGAGTTATTTTGTAATCATTGGATCCTGCTtataattttttgaaacaaataaaGCTTTAGATTATacatttttttctaatatttttgaagatttaCAAAGGTATTCATATTTCAACTACTAACATAAAGTTGAGACTCACATACAGTTTGTCTTCATGTGAAGTTAATAGTTGAAaaccgttagatgatttgacatatttgactaaattatcatctaacggttttcaactatcaactttattttttacaatagATGTAATTATTCCTTACCATATTGTTGAACCATCTTTGCCTGTCTCTTAAAAATTTGCATATGCAGTGTGCTGTGCTATATTTTATTTGGATTTAGTTACTCTATCCAACTCAAAGAAAGTTCATGAATCTGAGATTCATTTTCACTGAACAAGATCAGGTCAATAATATAGGTAAAGAAAGTGAGTGACAGTTAGACAAAATCATAATTCAATTAGCTGTTTTAACAGGAAAACTTAATAAAACACTTTACAAATGATATATTGATAAtaacatataataaaatatatacaagtgGCAATGCATACAAAGAAAAAATAGTGTCAGAAACCATGGCCAGCCCTTTAACAatcacaaataataaaaatataatatgagTTTGATAGTACAACTGTACAAGAGCAGTAAAATAAAAGAGGTTTTAACCTCAAATCCTTGTCATTGATGGTAGTGCTTCAGGGTAGGAAATTCAtttaaattgatgaaaatcaacgtTCAGAAACTCCACATTACTATTATTCAATTAAATGGATAAGTTAGGGTAGTTAGAACTTTAGTACTTTAGTTTGAATTTGTACTGGTatctttcttttactttttgtGGATTTTGTATGAGGTATGAGAAATAGTTATATGTTACTAAAATACACTTGATATATGTTTTAGGAATATCATAATCACTCATGTTCAGTTTTGTTTACATAAATTCAAGTAAATTCTCTCTCCTAACTATAATATAAGACTCTTCTTTGGTTATATCATTGTAACTACTTTGAAAACTAAACTAGTTGGTTTTCAAAAGCATAACCAGCTTAACAAGAAAAAGATCTTTCCACCCCTAGCATCAAAACAGCACAAACAACCTCTAAGATTTGGTAATCAATTAGAATTCATTAACCTAGTCAAAACCAGTTCACAGCTCCATGAAAATTAATCTCTTATTCCTCTTGTCTAGTACTTTTTAGCATATAATATCAGTATTGAAAACAAATTATGAAGAACTATGAAAAATTCCTTTTGCACTCTCAATTCATATGTACTGTTGTTTGGTGGTGACTGGtgtgtaaaatataaaattgtgaTTTTTGTTTACAGAAAGAAAAATGGTGAATTTTGCTTGCTGACTGTAATTCCAAAATTATGGCTTGGAAAATATTACAAGAGTGTTACTTACCTCTATGATCAACATtgacaatgaaaataaattaatgtaTACATCAAACAAATCTGCATGATTCAAATGCATTATTCTATGCAAGTGAGTCTCACTGACATTATTTAAAACTCTCAACCCACTTaagcaaataaattaagtatgAGCATAATGAACAGAAATTCGCCGGTGAATGGGACTCCGGCAAGAAGGGCAATCTTGCATACCCTGCTTCTCATGCAGTTCATTGCATGTAGTGCAAACCACCTGATGAGCACAGGGGAGGAACACGACCGACATCTCCTCGGAAAGGCACATCACACATTCCCTCTCTCGTTTCACACCAACCATCAAGGAGTAGTCACTTAAACTAGTAACCAGTTCTGAGATACAAGAACTCTTTGATTCTTCCATATAAGTGCTGTTTTTCATGTCTGTATAGCCGCCGTTGTGGCTTCCATCGATTCCCTTTCTCAGTGCAGCAATTTTGAAAGAGTCAGTCTTTAGCCTCATTTGCGCGATTTCTTTTTGGAGCTTTTGGATATCATCACTGTTCCTTTGCAAATCTATTTCTGCTTTTGATTTGATCATCTCTTCCTTGGATTTTGTGGACTCTTCAATTTGCTCTCTTTCCTTTCTTATAGAACTTGCCTGCAGGAGAAGTTCATCTTTTGCCTTTGCTGCCTGCTCCCATCTAGCCTGTGGTATTTTTCCATTATAATGAGAAGAAGCCAAGTAACAATGCAAGTAGTTCAAAAGTACTCTCACAATTCAATTCATTTTAACATCAGTTATAGTATCAATTTTCTTATGAAAAGGGCAGAGAGAGTATGGAAATGGAACCCTCAAAATTTAAATGAAACAAGAAAGATGCAAGGGGCAGAAAATGATTCATCAGGAGTTATTGTAAGTCTTTTTCTCTGCTATCACAGTTCATCATATGAACATTCATACCATGGTGGAGGCTATGCATTTCTTTAGATTCAAGGTCATCAAATTTTATTGCCACATCAAAGCTTGATAACTAACATTCAGTGTGTTTCAAACCATTTCTACCTCCTTTAGCAACTCAGTAACAACAATTTTGAAATAGTATATACCTCAGCTTGCTCTTGTTGTACTTTAGCTTGCTTCAAAACCTGCTGTAGTTGGGCTAATTTGCGCTTTACCGTCATTAGCTCTTCCTGAAATAAAGATTTCTGCTTCTCCCGTGACTGAAACTTTATTTGAGTCTTCTTTTCCCTCCTTGAGATCTCTTGACAGCTTGTGGCCGATTCTGCCGCACGTAACTTAGCAGTCTCCATCTCTCGCCTCAGCATAGCATTCTCCACCTCAAGCTTCCGGACAGCAGCATTAGCTCGTTCTACCTGCCTGCTTGCTTTGCGCAAGGCATTTTCCATCTCAGAAAGCTTCTTCATGGTGTTTTCCTCAAGAgtttgcttctctttttttagAAGTTCAACTTCGTCTTTCTCTTGCCTTAGTGTCTTGAGCTCAGCCTTGTCCTTACTCAGCCGACGAGCAGCCTGCATAACCTTCTGATTCGCCCATTCAGTCCATTCTTGAAGCTGATTTTGCAGCTCTTGTACCCTCGGAATCAACTTCATAATCATCTCATCCTTTCTATCTTGCGGTATCCATTGCCCCAGGGACTTGTCAAATAGTATCTCTGTACAACTATCGTTAGGAGTCTCATTATTGCAACATAATGGCGTTGTAGAAGACTTGCTTTGGGAGCACAATGAAAGAGAAAGGTCAGTATCTGTGGCAGATAATGCAGTTGGGACAGTGACTGTAGGTGTGGTATCTGCTGCAGGTATTAGAGACAAAGTATCCGTTGACCAAGAAACAGTATCAGTAGAATCAGAGCTCACTGTGATGGGGTTAGGATTAAGATTGTCTTGGGTCACATCAACTCCCATTGCCTTACTTATCTTTAAGGATGCACTCTTTAAGCTTATTGCAGTAGCTTCTGAAATGGATTTAAGTTTTCTCTCCAAGATTAAACTACTCAAACCACTTCCCTTTCCTCCTCTTGAAGACCCTTTAGATCCATGTGTCCGACAACCTTTTTCAACATGGAATGACTTCTGTCGAAGAATGTAATCCCTCTTGGAACCAGTGGAATTTACCTTCCTAACACTACCACACTTTTCTTCTAATAGGGGGGACTGAGATGTTCCAACATTACTACATTCAGCATCAACGCTCTCTTTCTCCAAGAGTTCACCAAGAATTTGAAAATTCTTTGAATTGTTTGCGACAGAATCTCCAGCCACATCCGATTTCTCAGTTGAGGAAGCAGATTTACAAGGACTTGGAAGGGTCAATTCAGCACCTTTTGCTTCTATATTTGATTGCGATTCGGGTTGAACAGAAGAACAACCATCAACCATGCTATCACTACCTAAAGGGTCGGTGTCCATTGCACAAGCATGTGAAACATTCATGTCACAAATTAACAGGCACCACATTGCATCCCCGGTACTAAAGAATGGTCGAACCTCCCGAAGCACACAAATTAATTCAGCCAACATGTACTTCTCTAGCTGGACTAAATCCTCAAAACCGTGCTCTTGTGAAGGATCCATCTCTTGTCCATTTCTTAGCAATGATAACGTATTATCAACTATATTCGATACAGTATCTTTACATCCATAACAGATGCCAGACCTTAAGATGGATTTTGTAGCAACTTCTTCGGTGTAGCCACTTGCAACAATCTTTTTTATTGCGCTCTTAAAAATGGTGTCCAAATTGCTCAAGAGAAGTTCTTCCAATTGCACTTCTGTGAGATCACTCCAATCAGCATCACTCAATTCATCCACCTCATGCTCCTCCTTGGGTTGGCTAATCCCAACTTCTGAAGAAACCACAGGACTAGACAATCCAAGTTCAAGCTTCAACGCATTAGAATGATCTTGATTAACACTGCAAGGGTCAAAAACTGAGGATTCCTCATGACCTGCTGTTGTTTCGAATTTTTCGGCAGAGAATTCATAACTAATGCTTTCATGTTGAGGTGAAGGAACAATGTTATTTGGTTCCCCTAAAGGTGGATCAGTTCTGAACTTTCTCTTATTCCTACTTCCCTTCTCTTTGACAGAAACTGAAGGAGACATTTGACTGGCAACCAATGATGCCATTTAGCTGCAAACCAATCAAAGGAACCAAAAACTGAACATTAACAAAAAGTTACACTCAAAATTTAATGCAAAAATTAAGATTGACAAGGAAAATTCAGAGTAGTAAATTACTAAGTTCACAACATTGGATTATAACGCTTTGCAGCAATTCATAGTTAGAAGTTAAAACGAACAAGAGGATTATAATGCATTGCATGTATTCAATAACAGAAAAAATTACTACCTGCAACCTGTGATGTGT
This window contains:
- the LOC130976374 gene encoding uncharacterized protein LOC130976374 is translated as MLSVIRGKLGRLCSKIWWTLWKRPRSKVVIRRFRKLSCKSQSRAELWKCDKKATIHSNGGEAGRPIRVATFNVAMFSLAPAVSEMDHGQGGSNRKNSKMVEFPKSILKQSPLHCDSKIVPRSNLKVSINLPDNEISLANSRLLASMREKEGTSVPARSPVCFPFLMNQYEGIDKLTSSRSILEVLREIDADVVALQDVKAEEEKGMRPLSDLAGALGMKYVFAESWAPEFGNAILSKWPIKRCRVQKIADDEDFRNVLKATIDVPWAGEINFHSTQLDHLDESWRMKQVHAIIHSNDPPHILAGGLNSLCGADYSSQRWNDIVKYYEKLGKPRPKTDVMNLMKSKDYVDAKDYAGECEPIVIIAKGQNVQGTCKYGTRVDYILASPNSPYKYVPGSYSVISSKGTSDHHIVKVDIVKMNTFAHRQCSKLKNKVVRIRTPPCSASATAVCKSTPSYLIETKPQI
- the LOC130976817 gene encoding putative E3 ubiquitin-protein ligase RF298, with protein sequence MASLVASQMSPSVSVKEKGSRNKRKFRTDPPLGEPNNIVPSPQHESISYEFSAEKFETTAGHEESSVFDPCSVNQDHSNALKLELGLSSPVVSSEVGISQPKEEHEVDELSDADWSDLTEVQLEELLLSNLDTIFKSAIKKIVASGYTEEVATKSILRSGICYGCKDTVSNIVDNTLSLLRNGQEMDPSQEHGFEDLVQLEKYMLAELICVLREVRPFFSTGDAMWCLLICDMNVSHACAMDTDPLGSDSMVDGCSSVQPESQSNIEAKGAELTLPSPCKSASSTEKSDVAGDSVANNSKNFQILGELLEKESVDAECSNVGTSQSPLLEEKCGSVRKVNSTGSKRDYILRQKSFHVEKGCRTHGSKGSSRGGKGSGLSSLILERKLKSISEATAISLKSASLKISKAMGVDVTQDNLNPNPITVSSDSTDTVSWSTDTLSLIPAADTTPTVTVPTALSATDTDLSLSLCSQSKSSTTPLCCNNETPNDSCTEILFDKSLGQWIPQDRKDEMIMKLIPRVQELQNQLQEWTEWANQKVMQAARRLSKDKAELKTLRQEKDEVELLKKEKQTLEENTMKKLSEMENALRKASRQVERANAAVRKLEVENAMLRREMETAKLRAAESATSCQEISRREKKTQIKFQSREKQKSLFQEELMTVKRKLAQLQQVLKQAKVQQEQAEARWEQAAKAKDELLLQASSIRKEREQIEESTKSKEEMIKSKAEIDLQRNSDDIQKLQKEIAQMRLKTDSFKIAALRKGIDGSHNGGYTDMKNSTYMEESKSSCISELVTSLSDYSLMVGVKRERECVMCLSEEMSVVFLPCAHQVVCTTCNELHEKQGMQDCPSCRSPIHRRISVHYAHT